In one Brassica oleracea var. oleracea cultivar TO1000 chromosome C9, BOL, whole genome shotgun sequence genomic region, the following are encoded:
- the LOC106312950 gene encoding 26S protease regulatory subunit 6B homolog, with translation MAAAMVLDPKASPPLMDQSTTDEEDPYSRLKSLERQLEFTDIQEEYVKDEQKNLKRELLRAQEEVKRIQSVPLVIGQFMEMVDQNNGIVGSTTGSNYYVRILSTINREDLKPSASVALHRHSNALVDVLPPEADSSISLLSQSEKPDVSYNDIGGCDIQKQEIREAVELPLTHHELYKQIGIDPPRGVLLYGPPGTGKTMLAKAVANHTTAAFIRVVGSEFVQKYLGEGPRMVRDVFRLAKENAPAIIFIDEVDAIATARFDAQTGADREVQRILMELLNQMDGFDQTVNVKVIMATNRADTLDPALLRPGRLDRKIEFPLPDRRQKRLVFQVCTAKLNLSDEVDLEDYVSRPDKISAAEIAAICQEAGMHAVRKNRYVILPKDFEKGYRSNVKKPDTDFEFYK, from the exons ATGGCCGCAGCGATGGTTCTCGACCCTAAAGCATCTCCGCCACTGATGGATCAATCCACAACCGACGAAGAAGATCCCTACTCCCGTCTCAAATCCCTCGAACGGCAGCTAGAGTTCACGGACATCCAAGAGGAATACGTTAAAGACGAGCAAAAGAATCTCAAACGAGAGCTCTTGCGCGCTCAAGAGGAGGTCAAGAGAATCCAATCCGTGCCCCTAGTGATTGGCCAGTTCATGGAGATGGTGGATCAGAACAACGGCATCGTCGGATCCACCACAGGCTCCAATTACTACGTTCGGATTCTCAGCACCATCAACAGAGAAGACCTGAAGCCTTCTGCTTCCGTCGCCCTTCACCGTCACTCGAACGCCCTCGTCGATGTTTTGCCGCCTGAGGCGGATTCTAGCATCTCTCTTCTTAGTCAATCCGAGAAGCCTGACGTCTCCTACAAT GATATTGGAGGATGTGATATTCAGAAGCAGGAGATTCGCGAGGCTGTTGAGTTACCACTTACCCACCACGAGCTTTACAAACAGATTGGTATTGACCCACCACGAGGTGTCTTGCTCTATGGACCTCCTGGGACTGGGAAGACTATGTTGGCTAAGGCTGTTGCTAATCACACAACAGCTGCTTTCATTAGGGTTGTTGGCTCCGAGTTTGTGCAGAAGTACCTCGGCGAG GGACCTCGTATGGTTCGTGATGTCTTCCGTCTTGCCAAGGAGAATGCTCCAGCTATCATCTTTATTGATGAGGTTGATGCCATCGCTACTGCTAGGTTCGATGCTCAGACTGGAGCTGATAGGGAAGTTCAGCGTATTCTCATGGAACTACTTAATCAG ATGGATGGATTTGACCAGACCGTAAATGTCAAAGTCATAATGGCCACCAACAGAGCAGACACTCTTGATCCTGCTCTCTTACGTCCTGGGAGACTTGATCGTAAGATTGAGTTCCCCCTTCCCGATAGACGTCAAAAGAGGCTTGTTTTCCAG GTATGCACCGCCAAGCTGAACCTAAGTGATGAGGTTGACTTGGAAGACTATGTTTCACGGCCTGATAAAATTAGCGCTGCTGAG ATAGCAGCAATCTGCCAGGAAGCTGGAATGCATGCGGTGCGTAAGAACAGATATGTGATACTGCCCAAGGATTTCGAGAAGGGTTACCGCTCGAATGTGAAGAAGCCAGACACGGACTTTGAGTTCTACAAGTGA
- the LOC106317799 gene encoding protein NETWORKED 4A-like, with translation MDYDLVRSKKSSIKRAESTKSHLWWWDSHIGLKNSKWLENNLDEMDRSVKRMVKLIEEDADSFAKKAEMYYQKRPELLTLVDEFHRMYRSLAERYENITGELRKTSPLELQSQGSGFSDVSSSDITAELNRLSRPPSRRAPGFDYFLGSGGGLPSSDVYHNKDGDDSASVTDSELESDDSSSVTNYPGYASVGSDFQYLTKRVADLDLELREAKERVRMQLEGNTESLMMTRVKSEFVDYPAKLAACEQELRDANEKIQNSEDQVYMLKSQLARYLPPELDDEEALASTQDVDVDVETLSEELRITTLRLREAEKENGIMRREVERSRCDDAKLKSLQSLLDSAQKEIAAWKSKSTADRREVAKLQDRVSMMKHSLAGRDHEIRDLKTALSDAEEKIFPEKAQVKAEIAKLLEEKTHRDEQFKLLEAQVRYLEDEIRRVANEKLEEEERLKGEIEVLNVDKEEKERCLETVTKKVSELESEMSQLGNEMKAKESRSVEMEKEVEKQRREVEEVAEEKREVIRQLCSSLVYYKDECKRLRDDFSAHRPRRPSSILAS, from the exons ATGGATTATGATCTG GTTCGTTCCAAGAAGAGTAGTATCAAGAGAGCAGAATCCACCAAATCACATCTATGGTGGTGGGATAGTCATATCGGCCTCAAGAACTCAAAGTGGCTCGAGAACAATCTCGATG AGATGGACAGGAGCGTGAAACGGATGGTGAAGTTAATAGAAGAAGATGCAGATTCATTCGCCAAGAAGGCAGAGATGTACTACCAAAAGAGACCTGAGCTTCTCACCCTCGTCGACGAGTTTCACCGTATGTACCGTTCTCTAGCCGAGCGTTACGAGAACATCACCGGAGAGCTGAGGAAAACCTCTCCCTTAGAGCTTCAGTCACAGGGCTCTGGCTTCTCTGACGTCTCCTCCTCTGACATCACCGCTGAGCTTAATAGGTTAAGCCGCCCTCCTTCTCGCCGTGCTCCTGGCTTTGACTACTTCCTTGGCTCTGGAGGAGGACTTCCCTCATCTGATGTTTATCATAATAAAGATGGAGATGATTCTGCTTCTGTTACAGATTCTGAACTTGAGTCTGATGATTCTTCTTCTGTGACTAATTACCCTGGCTATGCGAGCGTTGGCTCTGACTTTCAGTATTTGACTAAAAGGGTAGCTGATCTTGATCTTGAGCTGCGTGAGGCTAAGGAGAGAGTGAGGATGCAGCTTGAAGGAAACACTGAGAGCTTGATGATGACAAGGGTGAAGAGTGAGTTCGTTGATTATCCTGCCAAACTCGCTGCTTGCGAGCAGGAACTGAGAGATGCAAACGAGAAGATACAAAACTCAGAAGACCAAGTCTACATGTTAAAGAGCCAGCTCGCTAGATACTTGCCACCAGAGTTGGATGATGAAGAGGCCTTAGCTTCAACACAAGACGTGGACGTCGACGTTGAGACTTTGTCCGAAGAGCTGAGGATCACAACCCTGAGGCTTAGGGAGGCGGAGAAAGAGAACGGTATCATGAGAAGAGAAGTTGAGAGGAGCAGGTGCGATGACGCAAAGCTCAAGAGCCTGCAAAGCCTGCTTGACTCGGCTCAGAAAGAGATCGCGGCGTGGAAAAGCAAGTCAACTGCGGATAGAAGAGAGGTTGCGAAGCTGCAAGATAGAGTCTCCATGATGAAACATAGTTTAGCAGGTAGAGATCATGAGATCAGGGATCTGAAGACGGCTCTGTCTGACGCGGAAGAGAAGATATTCCCGGAGAAGGCACAGGTGAAAGCCGAGATAGCCAAGCTGTTGGAGGAGAAAACACATAGAGATGAGCAGTTTAAGTTGCTGGAAGCGCAAGTGCGTTATCTTGAAGACGAGATAAGAAGAGTGGCTAATGAGAAATTGGAAGAGGAGGAAAGGCTGAAGGGAGAGATTGAAGTGCTGAATGTGGATAAGGAAGAGAAAGAGAGATGCTTAGAGACGGTAACTAAAAAAGTGAGCGAGCTAGAGTCAGAGATGAGTCAGCTTGGAAATGAAATGAAAGCAAAAGAGAGTAGGAGTGTAGAGATGGAAAAGGAGGTGGAGAAGCAGAGGAGGGAGGTAGAAGAAGTAGCAGAAGAGAAGAGGGAAGTGATAAGACAACTCTGTTCGTCACTTGTTTACTACAAAGACGAGTGTAAGAGACTACGCGATGACTTTTCAGCGCATCGACCAAGAAGACCATCCTCTATTCTAGCTTCTTAA
- the LOC106317800 gene encoding malate dehydrogenase [NADP], chloroplastic: MAMAELTTPKTTSPFLNSSSQLRLSSKLHLSNQFRHLLLPPLHATSTSKISCSVSQNNQAPVAVQDNGSVKTKKECYGVFCLTYDLKAEEETKSWKKMISIAVSGAAGMISNHLLFKLASGAVFGPDQPIALKLLGSERSIQALEGVAMELEDSLFPLLREVDIGTDPYEVFQDVEWALLIGAKPRGPGMERAALLDINGQIFAEQGKALNAVASPNVKVLVVGNPCNTNALICLKNAPNIPAKNFHALTRLDENRAKCQLALKAGVFYDKVSNMTIWGNHSTTQVPDFLNARINGLPVKEVISDHKWLEEGFTESVQKRGGLLIQKWGRSSAASTAVSIVDAIKSLVTPTPEGDWFSTGVYTNGNPYGIAEDLVFSMPCRSKGDGDYELVKDVEIDDYLRKRIAKSEAELLAEKQCVAHLTGGGIAFCDLGPVDTMLPGEV; the protein is encoded by the exons ATGGCCATGGCAGAGCTTACAACCCCCAAAACGACATCGCCGTTTCTCAACTCGTCGTCTCAGCTTCGCCTCTCCTCCAAGTTGCATCTTTCAAACCAGTTTCGCCATCTTCTTCTTCCACCTCTCCACGCAACTTCCACCTCCAAAATCTCATGCTCTGTTTCTCAGAA TAACCAAGCCCCTGTAGCGGTTCAAGATAATGGGTCGGTGAAGACGAAGAAAGAGTGTTATGGAGTGTTCTGCCTCACCTATGACCTTAAAGCT GAAGAGGAGACGAAGTCATGGAAGAAGATGATCAGTATTGCAGTTTCAGGTGCTGCAGGAATGATATCTAACCACCTTCTCTTCAAA CTTGCTTCAGGTGCAGTGTTTGGACCAGACCAACCCATTGCTTTGAAACTTCTCGGATCAGAGAGATCAATTCAAGCCCTAGAAGGCGTTGCAATGGAACTCGAGGATTCCTTGTTCCCCTTGTTGAGAGAAGTTGATATAGGAACAGATCCATACGAAGTGTTCCAAGATGTGGAGTGGGCTCTTCTGATTGGTGCAAAGCCTCGAGGCCCCGGAATGGAACGTGCTGCATTGTTGGACATCAATGGACAGATATTTGCTGAGCAGGGAAAAGCTCTTAACGCAGTTGCTTCTCCTAATGTCAAGGTCCTTGTAGTAGGGAATCCTTGCAACACCAA TGCCTTGATTTGTCTTAAGAATGCTCCCAACATTCCTGCAAAGAACTTCCATGCCCTCACGAGGTTGGATGAGAATAGGGCCAAATGCCAGCTTGCTCTTAAAGCTGGTGTCTTCTATGACAAAGTCTCTAATATGACCATATGGGGAAACCACTCAACGACTCAG GTGCCAGACTTCTTGAATGCAAGAATCAATGGACTGCCGGTGAAGGAGGTTATTTCAGATCACAAATGGTTAGAAGAGGGATTCACTGAGAGTGTCCAGAAG AGAGGTGGCTTACTAATTCAGAAATGGGGTCGTTCTTCTGCTGCTTCTACAGCTGTTTCCATTGTTGATGCTATAAAGTCCCTTGTAACTCCTACTCCTGAGGGTGACTGGTTTTCCACTGGG GTGTATACAAATGGAAATCCTTATGGTATTGCTGAGGACCTCGTTTTCAGCATGCCATGCCGGTCAAAG GGAGATGGAGATTATGAACTTGTCAAGGATGTAGAAATTGATGACTACCTTCGTAAACGAATCGCCAAG TCGGAAGCAGAACTGTTAGCTGAGAAGCAATGTGTTGCACACCTCACTGGAGGC GGCATCGCCTTCTGTGATCTTGGCCCGGTAGATACTATGCTTCCTGGTGAAGTTTGA
- the LOC106317801 gene encoding uncharacterized protein LOC106317801 — protein sequence MEIIDKWVAEFLIRCQHNPRVSPTNLLSALRFGDSGDCLKLKVSSVLLDLSDSLTRGSVDEGTLDLLEILEKLLLQQRSVITESHKSAYCWTAAECTLRFMWPLDPLDGLFTDALERIWTKRIGFLKENGSGLVSDELLKWETDLKKAVEDPEMYQRIRESNIRYTAISFLNQLLKEQRGLLGSSSLESVAQRRFRKRKAENNVEGDGVRGNEVPNAVDESTRRLASDNTERGTCEGDNENRNNRDVDGVGCPENDGIDKVNEQLAAEEEGTMGSQEQEHESSLDKGDKMAARELKDYLLEIQRQIDPSTRQVQEPNNAFDHSVNVTPQPSKVNRTGTSGQDHIETPDNASEKGSSSQGTWSGRVRPRLSSPVPLNVSPLKKTNSPVRRPKKFWTPEEVEALRAGVKEYGKSWKDIKNANPAVFAERTEVDLKDKWRNLVR from the exons ATGGAGATTATCGACAAATGGGTTGCTGAATTTTTGATCCGTTGTCAACACAATCCTAGGGTTTCCCCTACTAACCTGCTCTCAGCGCTGAGATTTGGAGATTCCGGCGATTGCTTAAAGCTCAAGGTATCTTCTGTTTTGCTGGACTTATCTGATTCGTTGACCCGAGGTAGTGTCGACGAGGGAACGCTTGACCTACTCGAGATTCTTGAGAAGCTTCTGTTGCAGCAGCGTTCGGTTATTACGGAGTCTCACAAGTCTGCTTATTGCTGGACGGCTGCTGAGTGCACGCTTAGGTTCATGTGGCCGTTGGATCCTTTGGATGGTTTGTTCACCGACGCTCTTGAGAGGATATGGACGAAAAGGATTGGGTTTTTGAAGGAGAATGGGAGCGGTTTGGTGAGCGATGAGTTGTTGAAATGGGAGACTGATCTGAAGAAGGCTGTTGAGGATCCTGAGATGTATCAGCGGATTCGAGAGAGTAACATTAGGTACACTGCCATCTCCTTTCTCAATCAGCTTCTTAAAGAGCAGAGGGGGCTACTTGGGAGTTCCTCTCTTGAGTCAGTAGCTCAAAGGAGGTTTCGTAAGCGCAAGGCTGAGAACAATGTAGAGGGTGATGGTGTTCGCGGCAATGAAGTTCCAAATGCTGTTGATGAAAGCACTAGGCGTTTGGCGAGTGACAACACTGAGCGTGGAACCTGTGAAGGAGATAACGAGAATAGGAACAATAGAGATGTTGACGGAGTGGGATGTCCGGAGAATGATGGGATTGATAAGGTCAATGAACAACTTGCAGCAGAGGAGGAAGGGACAATGGGTTCACAAGAACAGGAACATGAGTCAAGTCTTGATAAGGGGGACAAAATGGCTGCCCGGGAGCTGAAGGATTATTTGTTGGAGATTCAACGACAAATCGACCCTTCCACTAGGCAAGTGCAAGAACCTAACAATGCATTCGACCACTCCGTCAATGTCACTCCTCAGCCTTCAAAGGTTAACAGGACTGGAACAAGCGGTCAAGACCATATTGAAACGCCG GATAATGCAAGTGAGAAAGGTTCGAGTAGTCAGGGAACATGGTCTGGAAGAGTTCGGCCTCGTCTATCTAGCCCCGTACCTTTGAATGTATCCCCGTTGAAGAAGACAAATTCCCCTGTCAGAAGGCCAAAGAAGTTCTGGACGCCTGAAGAAGTGGAAGCTCTGAGGGCAGGAGTAAAAGA GTATGGTAAATCATGGAAAGATATAAAGAATGCAAACCCTGCAGTATTCGCAGAGAGGACTGAG GTGGATTTGAAGGACAAATGGAGGAACTTAGTTCGGTAG
- the LOC106317798 gene encoding probable serine/threonine-protein kinase WNK4 isoform X1 translates to MNMNQVSEYVETDPTGRYGRFAEVLGRGAMKTVYKAIDEMLGIEVAWSQVKLKEVLRSSVDLQRLYSEVHLLSTLNHKSIIRFYTSWIDVHSHTLNFITELFTSGTLRQYKNKYLRIDIRAIKSWARQILEGLVYLHGHDPPVIHRDLKCDNIFVNGHLGQVKIGDLGLARMLRDCHAATSVIGTPEFMAPELYEENYNELIDVYSFGMCFLEMITSEFPYSECNNPAQIYKKVVAGKLPGAFYRVEDIEAQRFIGKCLVPASKRVSARELLQDPFLASDESWMVYASGARNLKPFLNENEMDRLKLEEDETGEVDFEDNKIYLKLPIANENGLAKNVSFCFDIMNDTSIDVATEMVKELEITEWDPVEIAKMIDGEISSLVPGWRSEEDDESLHDYHTPFHSSSSPSSSRASLSNYMAPGRQDWLQGMENDETYSQSSSNSGSYSNLNYISVDEHISSQPTAMNRTHNVTRFCPEESYHLHSGQASIYAASSSSSNLRLASDNRVLTRNRSLVDVNRSLVEEARKRRLIKTVGDVENVGFQSPYAVSRKPRSSRR, encoded by the exons ATGAACATGAATCAAGTTTCAGAGTATGTGGAAACCGATCCGACTGGTCGCTATGGACGT TTTGCTGAAGTTCTTGGAAGGGGAGCTATGAAAACAGTGTACAAAGCTATCGACGAGATGCTGGGGATAGAAGTAGCGTGGAGCCAGGTGAAGCTAAAAGAGGTTCTACGTTCTTCTGTTGATCTACAGAGGCTCTACTCAGAGGTTCATCTTCTCAGCACTCTAAACCACAAATCTATCATTCGTTTCTACACTTCCTGGATCGATGTTCATTCCCATACTCTCAACTTCATCACCGAGTTGTTCACTTCTGGGACTCTCCGACA ATACAAAAACAAGTACTTGCGGATAGATATTCGAGCAATCAAGTCGTGGGCTCGGCAGATCTTGGAAGGGCTTGTTTATCTCCACGGCCACGACCCTCCTGTGATCCATAGAGACCTCAAGTGTGATAACATCTTTGTTAATGGCCATCTTGGTCAAGTCAAAATAGGCGATCTTGGTCTTGCAAGAATGCTCCGGGACTGCCACGCTGCCACTAGTGTCATCG GCACTCCTGAGTTCATGGCTCCAGAACTATACGAGGAGAACTATAATGAACTCATTGACGTTTATTCCTTTGGTATGTGCTTTTTGGAGATGATCACCTCTGAGTTCCCTTATAGTGAATGCAACAATCCAGCGCAGATTTACAAGAAAGTTGTCGCG GGAAAGCTACCAGGAGCCTTTTATAGAGTTGAAGACATCGAGGCACAGAGATTCATCGGGAAGTGCCTTGTGCCTGCCTCAAAGAGAGTATCAGCAAGAGAACTATTGCAAGATCCGTTTCTCGCATCTGACGAGTCATGGATGGTGTACGCAAGTGGTGCTAGGAATCTGAAGCCCTTCTTGAACGAGAATGAAATGGATAGACTGAAGTTGGAAGAGGATGAAACTGGGGAGGTGGACTTTGAAGATAACAAAATCTATCTGAAACTACCAATCGCAAATGAAAATG GACTGGCGAAGAATGTTTCCTTCTGCTTTGACATCATGAATGATACTTCTATAGATGTTGCAACGGAGATGGTGAAAGAACTTGAGATCACAGAATGGGATCCGGTGGAGATTGCTAAAATGATTGATGGAGAGATCTCTTCTTTGGTCCCTGGTTGGAGGTCCGAGGAAGATGATGAATCTCTTCATGATTATCATACTCCTTTTCACTCTTCTTCCTCGCCTTCATCCTCTCGAGCTTCACTCTCTAACTATATGGCTCCAGGCCGTCAAGATTGGCTACAAGGTATGGAAA ATGATGAGACGTATTCTCAGAGTTCTTCAAATTCAGGGTCTTACTCCAACCTCAACTACATATCTGTAGATGAGCACATCTCCTCCCAACCTACTGCTATGAACAGAACTCACAACGTGACAAGGTTTTGCCCTGAAGAAAGCTACCATCTTCATTCAGGACAAGCCAGCATCTATGCAGCTTCTTCTAGTTCAAGTAACTTGAGACTGGCATCAGACAACCGCGTGCTCACGAGGAACCGCTCGCTTGTAGACGTGAATCGGTCGCTGGTGGAAGAAGCTAGAAAAAGAAGGTTGATCAAAACTGTTGGAGACGTTGAGAACGTTGGGTTTCAGTCGCCTTATGCTGTTTCCAGGAAGCCAAGGAGCTCAAGGCGCTAA
- the LOC106317798 gene encoding probable serine/threonine-protein kinase WNK4 isoform X2 has protein sequence MNMNQVSEYVETDPTGRYGRFAEVLGRGAMKTVYKAIDEMLGIEVAWSQVKLKEVLRSSVDLQRLYSEVHLLSTLNHKSIIRFYTSWIDVHSHTLNFITELFTSGTLRQYKNKYLRIDIRAIKSWARQILEGLVYLHGHDPPVIHRDLKCDNIFVNGHLGQVKIGDLGLARMLRDCHAATSVIGTPEFMAPELYEENYNELIDVYSFGMCFLEMITSEFPYSECNNPAQIYKKVVAGKLPGAFYRVEDIEAQRFIGKCLVPASKRVSARELLQDPFLASDESWMVYASGARNLKPFLNENEMDRLKLEEDETGEVDFEDNKIYLKLPIANENGLAKNVSFCFDIMNDTSIDVATEMVKELEITEWDPVEIAKMIDGEISSLVPGWRSEEDDESLHDYHTPFHSSSSPSSSRASLSNYMAPGRQDWLQDDETYSQSSSNSGSYSNLNYISVDEHISSQPTAMNRTHNVTRFCPEESYHLHSGQASIYAASSSSSNLRLASDNRVLTRNRSLVDVNRSLVEEARKRRLIKTVGDVENVGFQSPYAVSRKPRSSRR, from the exons ATGAACATGAATCAAGTTTCAGAGTATGTGGAAACCGATCCGACTGGTCGCTATGGACGT TTTGCTGAAGTTCTTGGAAGGGGAGCTATGAAAACAGTGTACAAAGCTATCGACGAGATGCTGGGGATAGAAGTAGCGTGGAGCCAGGTGAAGCTAAAAGAGGTTCTACGTTCTTCTGTTGATCTACAGAGGCTCTACTCAGAGGTTCATCTTCTCAGCACTCTAAACCACAAATCTATCATTCGTTTCTACACTTCCTGGATCGATGTTCATTCCCATACTCTCAACTTCATCACCGAGTTGTTCACTTCTGGGACTCTCCGACA ATACAAAAACAAGTACTTGCGGATAGATATTCGAGCAATCAAGTCGTGGGCTCGGCAGATCTTGGAAGGGCTTGTTTATCTCCACGGCCACGACCCTCCTGTGATCCATAGAGACCTCAAGTGTGATAACATCTTTGTTAATGGCCATCTTGGTCAAGTCAAAATAGGCGATCTTGGTCTTGCAAGAATGCTCCGGGACTGCCACGCTGCCACTAGTGTCATCG GCACTCCTGAGTTCATGGCTCCAGAACTATACGAGGAGAACTATAATGAACTCATTGACGTTTATTCCTTTGGTATGTGCTTTTTGGAGATGATCACCTCTGAGTTCCCTTATAGTGAATGCAACAATCCAGCGCAGATTTACAAGAAAGTTGTCGCG GGAAAGCTACCAGGAGCCTTTTATAGAGTTGAAGACATCGAGGCACAGAGATTCATCGGGAAGTGCCTTGTGCCTGCCTCAAAGAGAGTATCAGCAAGAGAACTATTGCAAGATCCGTTTCTCGCATCTGACGAGTCATGGATGGTGTACGCAAGTGGTGCTAGGAATCTGAAGCCCTTCTTGAACGAGAATGAAATGGATAGACTGAAGTTGGAAGAGGATGAAACTGGGGAGGTGGACTTTGAAGATAACAAAATCTATCTGAAACTACCAATCGCAAATGAAAATG GACTGGCGAAGAATGTTTCCTTCTGCTTTGACATCATGAATGATACTTCTATAGATGTTGCAACGGAGATGGTGAAAGAACTTGAGATCACAGAATGGGATCCGGTGGAGATTGCTAAAATGATTGATGGAGAGATCTCTTCTTTGGTCCCTGGTTGGAGGTCCGAGGAAGATGATGAATCTCTTCATGATTATCATACTCCTTTTCACTCTTCTTCCTCGCCTTCATCCTCTCGAGCTTCACTCTCTAACTATATGGCTCCAGGCCGTCAAGATTGGCTACAAG ATGATGAGACGTATTCTCAGAGTTCTTCAAATTCAGGGTCTTACTCCAACCTCAACTACATATCTGTAGATGAGCACATCTCCTCCCAACCTACTGCTATGAACAGAACTCACAACGTGACAAGGTTTTGCCCTGAAGAAAGCTACCATCTTCATTCAGGACAAGCCAGCATCTATGCAGCTTCTTCTAGTTCAAGTAACTTGAGACTGGCATCAGACAACCGCGTGCTCACGAGGAACCGCTCGCTTGTAGACGTGAATCGGTCGCTGGTGGAAGAAGCTAGAAAAAGAAGGTTGATCAAAACTGTTGGAGACGTTGAGAACGTTGGGTTTCAGTCGCCTTATGCTGTTTCCAGGAAGCCAAGGAGCTCAAGGCGCTAA
- the LOC106317802 gene encoding transcription repressor OFP3-like, whose product MKEMNQKMGTHKFRFSDMMPPSWLYKLKGMSRSSRKHLPSSPKRLSTDASSSRNTLRLSSSPYHPQGSSSPPPKSPFKRKLKRKTVYKPSSRLKLSSSSSSFNPHVPLTTSRNHRSKPTSSNAIILEPSLTSSRDHRSKSFSANANIVEPSLTSSRDHRSKPSSANAVSDSTVGSSSDPLSSSPSDQDYLESHSVDVKNNHSVKKQVSEDPSVTYNSSPDLSETIKKPPLEIKRQQKLKKPKAGSTGIRIRANSPRIARKKTKGRTSPQPMMKNETAESFAIVLTSVDPEKDFRESMVEMIVENKMKEQKDLEDLLACYLSLNSSEYHDTIIKAFEKTWFHLTRSM is encoded by the coding sequence ATGAAAGAGATGAATCAGAAAATGGGGACTCACAAGTTCAGATTTTCAGACATGATGCCTCCCTCATGGCTCTATAAGCTCAAAGGCATGAGCAGAAGTAGCAGAAAACACCTTCCTTCTTCTCCCAAACGCCTCTCCACTGATGCTTCTTCCTCAAGAAACACTCTTCGTCTTTCTTCATCTCCTTATCACCCTCAAGGCTCTTCTTCACCGCCACCAAAATCTCCTTTCAAGAGAAAACTCAAACGTAAGACCGTTTACAAGCCTTCCTCTAGGCTCAAGCTCTCTTCCTCTTCCTCCTCCTTCAACCCTCATGTCCCTCTCACCACTTCTCGTAATCATCGCTCTAAACCAACCTCTTCAAATGCAATCATTCTTGAGCCTTCTCTCACTTCTTCTCGGGATCATCGCTCCAAGTCATTCTCTGCAAATGCAAACATTGTAGAGCCTTCTCTCACTTCTTCTCGGGATCATCGCTCTAAACCATCCTCTGCAAATGCAGTCTCTGATTCCACCGTTGGAAGCTCGTCAGATCCTCTGTCATCATCTCCTTCTGACCAAGACTATCTTGAATCTCATTCAGTTGACGTCAAGAACAACCATTCTGTGAAGAAGCAAGTTTCTGAAGATCCTTCAGTCACATACAACTCTAGTCCTGACTTGTCTGAGACTATAAAGAAACCACCTCTTGAAATAAAGAGACAGCAGAAACTGAAGAAACCGAAAGCTGGTTCAACAGGTATAAGGATTCGAGCTAATTCACCAAGGATCGCCAGAAAGAAGACAAAGGGAAGAACGTCCCCACAACCAATGATGAAGAATGAAACAGCAGAGAGTTTCGCTATAGTTTTGACTTCAGTGGATCCAGAAAAAGACTTCAGAGAATCCATGGTTGAGATGATCGTGGAGAACAAGATGAAGGAACAGAAAGACCTGGAAGATCTTCTTGCATGTTACCTTTCTCTGAACTCAAGCGAGTATCACGACACAATCATCAAAGCCTTCGAGAAAACATGGTTTCATTTGACTCGCTCTATGTAA